One Fusarium falciforme chromosome 1, complete sequence genomic window carries:
- a CDS encoding Ras-GAP domain-containing protein, which produces MSVMLQTPSRASTASSSSFQPISRQNTMSSYDGSRSARQSKRYSMSALYMSISANEGDLQIEDDLAKAQKALRDLKSKISSQSKKNFVLEKDVRYLDSRIALLIQNRMALEEQNEVASHLEDALEMQQGVFPNDDKTQKYGNLLFLLQSEPRHIAHLCRLVSMAEIDSLLQTVMFTIYGNQYESREEHLLLTMFQSVLTYQFDNTPDYSSLLRANTPVSRMMTTYTRRGPGQSFLKSVLADRINGLIELRDLDLEINPLKVYERMIEQIEEDTGQLPPHLPKGITGEQAAENPQVQAIIEPRLTMLTEIANGFLTTIIEGLEEAPYGIRWICKQIRSLTKRKYPDANDQVICTLIGGFFFLRFINPAIVTPKSYMLIDGTPAERPRRTLTYIAKMLQNLANKPSYAKEPYMAKLQPFIHQNKDRINKFMLDLCEVQDFYESLEMDNYVALSKKDLELEITLNEVYAMHGLIDKHHAELCKDESSHLAIIMSELGTSPAQVPRKENRVINLPLFSRWETAIDDLTAALDITQEEVYFMEAKSIFVQVMRSIPSTSSVARRPLRLERIADAAATSRNDAVMVRKGIRAMELLSQLQELRVIDKSDQFGLLRDEVEQELQHLGSLKEGVLTETAKLQEVYKTIRDHNVYLNGQLETYKSYLHNVRSQSEGTKRKQQKQQVLGPYKFTHQQLEKEGVIQKSNVPDNRRANIYFNFTSPLPGTFVISLHYKGRNRGLLELDLKLDDLLEMQKDNQDDLDLEYVQFNVPKVLALLNKRFARKKGW; this is translated from the exons atgtCCGTCATGTTGCAGACCCCTTCCCGAGCCTCTactgcctcttcctcgtcgttcCAACCTATATCACGCCAAAACACAATGTCTTCCTACGATGGTTCGCGCTCTGCGCGCCAATCCAAGCGCTACTCCATGTCGGCCCTGTAcatgtccatctcggccaacGAAGGAGACCTTCAGATTGAGGATGACCTCGCTAAAG CCCAAAAAGCACTTCGTGATCTCAAGTCCAAGATCTCATCTCAGTCCAAGAAGAACTTCGTTCTTGAGAAGGATGTGCGATATCTTGATTCGCGGATTGCGCTACTTATTCAGAACCGTATGGCTTTGGAAGAG CAAAATGAAGTCGCGAGCCACCTCGAGGATGCTCTCGAGATGCAGCAAGGTGTCTTTCCTAACGACGACAAGACGCAAAAATACGGCAACCTCTTGTTTCTTCTGCAATCCGAGCCCAGGCACATTGCCCACCTGTGTAGGCTCGTCTCGATGGCGGAGATCGACTCGCTGCTGCAGACTGTCATGTTTACCATCTACGGAAACCAGTATGAAAGCCGCGAAGAGCATCTTCTTCTCACTATGTTCCAG TCTGTCTTGACATACCAATTCGATAACACGCCCGACTACTCCTCCCTCCTTCGCGCTAACACCCCCGTTTCCCGAATGATGACCACCTACACTCGAAGAGGACCCGGTCAGAGTTTCCTCAAGTCCGTGCTTGCTGATAGAATCAATGGCTTGATCGAGCTGAGGGACCTGGACCTGGAAATTAACCCGCTCAAGGTGTATGAGCGCATGATTGAGCAGATCGAGGAGGATACCGGCCAGCTGCCCCCTCATCTCCCCAAGGGAATTACGGGCGAGCAAGCTGCTGAGAACCCTCAGGTCCAGGCTATCATCGAGCCCCGTCTGACGATGCTGACCGAGATTGCTAATGGCTTCTTGACCACCATCATTGAGGGGCTTGAAGAGGCGCCATATGGCATTCGATGGATCTGCAAGCAGATCAGGAGTTTGACCAAGCGCAAATACCCAGATGCTAACGACCAGGTTATTTGCACTTTGATCGGTGGATTCTTCTTCCTGCGCTTCATCAACCCAGCCATCGTCACGCCGAAATCGTATATGCTCATCGATGGAACCCCGGCCGAGCGACCGCGACGAACCCTGACCTACATCGCCAAGATGCTCCAGAACCTCGCAAACAAGCCATCCTACGCCAAGGAGCCGTACATGGCCAAGCTTCAGCCGTTTATCCATCAGAACAAGGACAGGATCAACAAGTTCATGCTCGATCTTTGCGAGGTCCAGGACTTTTACGAGAGCCTCGAGATGGACAATTACGTCGCGCTGTCTAAGAAAGACCTCGAGCTCGAAATTACTCTCAACGAAGTGTACGCCATGCACGGATTGATCGACAAGCACCACGCCGAACTGTGCAAAGACGAAAGCTCGcacctcgccatcatcatgtccGAGCTCGGAACATCACCAGCCCAAGTGCCGCGCAAGGAGAACAGGGTCATCAACCTCCCTCTGTTCAGCAGATGGGAGACGGCCATCGACGACCTGACAGCAGCCCTGGATATCACGCAGGAGGAAGTGTATTTTATGGAAGCCAAGTCCATCTTTGTGCAGGTTATGCGATCGATTCCTTCCACGAGCAGCGTGGCCCGTCGTCCGCTCCGACTCGAGCGCATCGCAGACGCCGCCGCAACAAGCCGCAACGATGCTGTGATGGTTCGGAAGGGTATTCGGGCCATGGAGCTGTTGTCTCAGCTTCAAGAACTGCGCGTCATCGACAAGAGCGACCAATTTGGACTCCTTCGAGATGAAGTTGAACAGGAGCTCCAACACCTGGGCTCTCTCAAGGAGGGTGTGCTTACCGAGACGGCGAAGCTGCAGGAGGTGTACAAGACGATCCGAGACCACAACGTCTACCTCAACGGACAGCTCGAGACCTACAAGAGCTACCTGCATAATGTGCGATCGCAGAGTGAGGGCACAAAGAgaaagcagcagaagcagcaggtCCTTGGTCCTTACAAGTTCACCCATCAGCAactcgagaaggagggtgTCATTCAGAAGAGCAATGTTCCCGACAACAGACGGGCTAACATTTACTTCAACTTTACAAGTCCCTTGCCGGGAACCTTTGTTATTTCCTTGCATTACAAGG GCCGCAACAGGGGTTTGCTCGAACTGGACCTCAAGCTGGATGACCTGCTTGAGATGCAAAAGGACAACCAGGACGATCTGGACCTTGAATACGTCCAGTTCAACGTGCCAAAGGTGCTGGCTCTGCTCAACAAGCGCTTCGCTCGAAAGAAGGGCTGGTAG
- a CDS encoding Histone chaperone gives MSVVSLLGVKVNNNPAKFTDKYEFEITFECLEQLEKDLEWKLTYVGSATSDQWDQELDSLLVGPIPVGVNKFIFEADAPNTSRIPETDILGVTVILLTCAYDGREFVRVGYYVNNEYDSEELNAEPPAKPIIERVRRNVLAEKPRVTRFAIKWDSEASAPAEFPPEQPEADLVADGDEYGAEEAAEEAAEAEAAAKAKNGEDSEMAGVENETETAQEEDEMSEDGSVDIEGESEDELEEEEAEGEGEGQGDDAMEVDGAEKPAAPAAKPVTVAS, from the exons ATGTCTGTCGTGTCGCTCCTGGGCGTCAAGGTGAACAACAACCCTGCCAAGTTCACCGACAAGTACGAGTTTGAGATCACTTTCGAGTGcctcgagcagctcgagaagg ATCTCGAGTGGAAGCTCACCTACGTTGGATCTGCCACCTC CGATCAATGGGACCAAGAACTCGACtccctcctcgtcggcccCATCCCCGTCGGCGTTAACAAGTTCATCTTCGAGGCCGACGCCCCCAACACCTCACGCATCCCCGAGACCGACATCCTTGGCGTTACTGTCATCCTCCTGACCTGCGCCTACGATGGACGAGAATTTGTTCGAGTTGGCTACTACGTCAACAATGAATACGACTCGGAGGAGCTCAACGCGGAACCTCCAGCCAAGCCCATCATCGAGCGGGTGAGGCGAAACGTTTTGGCAGAGAAGCCCCGAGTGACTCGCTTTGCCATCAAGTG GGATTCCGAGGCTTCTGCTCCTGCCGAGTTCCCCCCCGAGCAACCTGAGGCCGATCTTGTCGCTGACGGCGACGAATACGGTGCAGAGGAGGCCGCAGAGGAAGCTGCCGAGGCGGAGGCtgcggccaaggccaagaacggAGAGGACTCCGAGATGGCTGGTGTGGAGAATGAGACAGAGACCGCccaggaagaggacgagatGTCTGAAGACGGCAGTGTCGACATCGAGGGCGAGAGCGAGGATGAGctcgaagaggaggaggccgagggtgAAGGTGAGGGACAGGGTGACGACGCCATGGAGGTTGACGGCGCCGAGAAGCCCGCAGCGCCGGCGGCCAAGCCCGTCACTGTGGCGTCCTAG
- a CDS encoding MRNA 3'-end-processing protein RNA14 produces MAAEGASWGGEDVGAPQGDQVQHSEEQVDNFAQDSLVSGDAADNGTEDGGEYDPESVTIGTPVQVPEKAASATAQRQPSKPKMSGGFIVEASDDDEDEEPASDAPKVESVPPQNQPEPSTASHQTNIPAPAAVPSPAASSNVTPAFGGLDPVALLEARVKQDPRGDMDAWLNLIADHRRSSRLDQARTTYNRFLEIFPQAADIWVEWIEMELGLDNFVDAEQLFGRCLMTVPNVKLWTVYLNYIRRRNDLNNDASGQARRTITQSYEFVIDNIGVDRDSGNIWQDYVQFVKNGPGQIGGTGWQDQQKMDQLRKVYQRAISVPMLTVNNLWKEYDQFEMGLNKMTGRKFIQERSPGYMSAKSANIALDNITRHLKRTNLPRLPPAPGFDGDQEFRDQIEMWKKWIAWEKEDPLVLKVDEPKVFNQRVLYCYKQALMATRFWPEIWVDAAEWCFQNNVRENDKEMGTELLLEGIRANPESVLLALKHADHIEANYPAKEGDKSEYAKAVRKPYDDVLETLYEMGDKVKEREKMEVTALKQAAAQDPVQASIEQNDADDDDDDKPKRSPMEERILAIQKSYSSETLLLSRTISYVWIALARAMRRIQGKGNQSEGGLRKVFTDARQKGRLTSDVYVAVALLESVVYKDPVGAKIFERGARLFPNDEMFMIEYLKYLHSKDDTTNARVVFETCVNRLISKPETLAKAKPLYAYFHKYESQYGELSQISKLEDRMAELFPEDPKLNYFVSRFSSDKFDPISTPLIISKAVQMRPKQAVPVVEQPISLRDSPLPARQEQSPRPQYVRATASPKRPLGIDDEELNPPKRLARGVSPLKGAAGRRLDQQRRNQASALHRDITFLLNILPPAQSFDVQRLNPSALVNILRDTSLPDAATLKATGGGQQRYNNPSHARQSSGEYGNRPLSPYGRVSSAAGGYRNSPLRPESGGGYQANPYPPPESGGASSAWQQAPSGYGAPPPGQYGYRY; encoded by the exons ATGGCTGCCGAAGGTGCTTCATGGGGCGGAGAGGATGTTGGGGCTCCCCAGGGTGATCAAGTTCAGCATAGCGAGGAACAAGTTGATAACTTTGCTCAAGACTCCCTTGTCTCTGGTGATGCGGCGGATAATGGTacagaagatggaggagaataTGATCCAGAGTCGGTCACGATTGGCACTCCCGTCCAGGTCCCTGAAAAAGCTGCTTCCGCCACGGCTCAACGTCAGCCTTCCAAGCCAAAGATGTCCGGTGGTTTCATAGTGGAGGCAtctgacgatgacgaggatgaggaaccAGCTTCTGATGCTCCCAAGGTGGAATCTGTTCCACCTCAAAACCAGCCGGAGCCTTCTACTGCGTCTCACCAAACCAATATCCCAGCCCCTGCCGCCGTTCCTTCTCCTGCTGCCTCATCCAATGTGACTCCAGCCTTTGGTGGTCTCGATCCAGTTGCCCTGCTCGAAGCTCGTGTCAAGCAGGATCCCCGTGGAGATATGGATGCGTGGCTTAATCTGATTGCCGACCACAGACGCTCCAGCAGACTGGACCAGGCTCGAACTACTTACAACCGATTTCTAGAAATCTTCCCGCAAGCT GCTGATATCTGGGTCGAATGGATCGAGATGGAGCTTGGACTCGATAACTTTGTCGACGCTGAGCAGCTCTTTGGAAGATGCCTCATGACTGTCCCCAACGTCAAGCTGTGGACCGTCTACCTCAACTACATCCGTCGGCGCAACGACCTAAACAACGATGCGTCTGGGCAAGCTCGAAGGACCATCACACAATCCTACGAGTTTGTTATCGACAACATCGGTGTGGATCGGGATTCGGGCAACATCTGGCAGGATTACGTCCAGTTTGTCAAGAACGGCCCAGGCCAGATTGGTGGCACAGGATGGCAGGATCAGCAAAAGATGGACCAGCTGCGCAAGGTCTATCAGCGCGCTATTTCAGTGCCCATGCTCACTGTTAACAACCTGTGGAAGGAGTATGACCAGTTTGAGATGGGACTAAACAAGATGACT GGTCGCAAGTTCATCCAAGAACGATCACCGGGATACATGTCAGCCAAGAGTGCTAACATCGCGCTCGACAACATTACACGACACCTCAAGCGCACAAACCTTCCAAGGcttcctcctgctcctggtTTCGACGGCGACCAAGAGTTCCGGGATCAAATCGAGATGTGGAAGAAGTGGATTGCTTGGGAAAAGGAGGATCCGCTGGTGCTCAAGGTTGACGAGCCCAAGGTCTTCAACCAGAGGGTTCTCTATTGCTACAAGCAAGCATTGATGGCAACGCGATTCTGGCCGGAGATTTGGGTGGACGCCGCGGAGTGGTGCTTCCAGAACAATGTGCGCGAGAACGACAAGGAGATGGGCACCGAACTGCTTCTGGAGGGCATTCGGGCGAACCCAGAGAGTGTTTTGCTTGCTCTGAAGCATGCTGACCACATCGAAGCCAACTACCCAGCCAAAGAGGGTGACAAGTCGGAATATGCCAAGGCAGTCCGCAAGCCCTACGACGATGTGCTCGAGACCTTGTATGAGATGggagacaaggtcaaggagcgaGAGAAAATGGAGGTGACGGCCTTGAAACAGGCAGCGGCGCAAGATCCCGTTCAGGCATCGATCGAGCAGAACGatgccgacgatgatgacgatgacaagCCTAAGAGGTCCCCGATGGAGGAAAGGATCCTCGCCATTCAAAAATCCTACTCGAGCGAGACGCTGCTATTGTCGCGTACCATCTCGTACGTCTGGATTGCCCTTGCTCGAGCTATGCGCCGTATTCAAGGAAAAGGCAACCAGTCAGAGGGCGGTCTGCGCAAGGTCTTTACGGACGCGCGCCAAAAGGGACGACTTACGAGCGATGTGTATGTTGCAGTCGCACTGCTCGAATCTGTGGTCTACAAGGACCCCGTCGGCGCCAAGATCTTTGAGCGCGGTGCTCGCTTGTTCCCCAACGATGAGATGTTCATGATAGAGTACTTGAAGTATCTCCATTCCAAGGACGACACAACCA ATGCCCGAGTCGTATTCGAGACTTGTGTCAACAGGCTTATTTCCAAGCCCGAGAccttggccaaggccaaaCCCCTGTACGCCTACTTCCATAAGTATGAATCACAGTACGGAGAGCTATCACAGATCTCCAAGCTGGAGGACCGGATGGCAGAGCTCTTCCCAGAGGACCCCAAGCTCAACTACTTTGTTTCTCGCTTTTCTTCTGACAAGTTTGATCCAATCTCGACCCCTCTCATCATCTCAAAGGCAGTGCAGATGCGGCCCAAGCAGGCCGTGCCCGTGGTTGAACAGCCTATCTCGCTCCGAGACAGCCCACTTCCGGCCAGACAGGAGCAGAGCCCCCGACCACAATACGTACGGGCCACTGCATCACCGAAGCGACCTCTGGGTATCGATGACGAGGAGTTGAACCCCCCCAAGCGACTTGCTCGGGGAGTGTCACCCCTTAAGGGTGCGGCTGGCCGTCGGCTCGACCAACAACGTCGGAACCAGGCATCGGCACTCCACAGAGACATCACTTTCCTTCTCAACATTCTCCCACCGGCCCAGAGCTTTGACGTGCAGCGCCTCAACCCCTCAGCGTTGGTCAACATTCTCCGGGACACCAGCCTGCCCGATGCTGCCACGTTGAAGGCGACGGGAGGTGGCCAACAGCGCTACAACAACCCGTCTCACGCGCGGCAGTCTTCCGGCGAGTACGGCAACCGGCCGCTGAGCCCTTACGGAAGAGTGTCGTCGGCAGCTGGCGGGTACCGGAACTCTCCCTTGCGGCCAGAGAGCGGTGGCGGCTACCAGGCCAATCCCTATCCTCCACCCGAGTCGGGTGGTGCGTCGTCGGCTTGGCAGCAGGCGCCCAGTGGATACGGCGCGCCGCCGCCAGGACAGTACGGGTACCGATATTAA
- a CDS encoding MFS domain-containing protein, with the protein MAGTDVHAAPPATKPHKQPSSNDIGHHEVEEGVGEINESSVVKPGYLDTQQHAMYVEALAQYPTDDDIDPEKEKRVLRKIDMRIIPLLGICYFFYYVDKTTLSYAAIFGLKEDLNLQGDEYSWLSSSFYFGWLLWAIPSNLLMQRSPPAYYLAFNIFMWGALLMAQAAAHNFGGLLALRVLSGAFEAIADPAFMLITSMYYTRAEQPSRIAAWYAFNGVGVAGGGLIGYGIGNIKGALQSWRYEFLVVGAFCAAWAITLLFMLPNSPRTIWGFSHDEKLIMIARIRRNQTGIEQRKINWGQVKEAYLDYKTWLFTLLGFVSNIPSGGISNFSTLVIKGLGFDTLHTALLGIPQGVFVIIWIGLGALANRYMPPNSRTLVCAIFMLPTIAGALGFLLAPTDAYVGRLICFYLTGSYQASFVICLSLITSNTGGQSKKMIVSGMIWFGACIGNIASPFFYRSEQAPSYHLGIGSLLVSNCIELALFFVFRYSFMWENKRKERQREALRVAGDGATDELNATAFNDLTDKENPNFVYVY; encoded by the exons ATGGCCGGCACCGACGTTCATGCCGCCCCGCCGGCGACCAAGCCCCATAAGCAACCTTCAAGCAACGACATCGGTCACCATGAAGTCGAAGAGGGTGTCGGAGAGATTAACGAGAGCTCTGTAGTGAAACCTGGATATCTCGACACACAACAGCACGCGATGTACGTCGAGGCGCTTGCCCAGTACCcgaccgacgacgacattgATCCGGAGAAGGAGAAAAGGGTCCTGAGGAAGATTGATATGAGGATCATTCCTCTACTAGGCATCTGCTACTTCTTTTACTACGTGGATAAGACCACTCT CTCATACGCTGCTATCTTTGGCCTCAAGGAGGACCTCAACCTTCAAGGCGACGAGTACTCGTGGCTCTCGAGTAGCTTCTACTTTGGCTGGCTGCTCTGGGCCATCCCGTCCAACCTCCTCATGCAGCGCAGCCCGCCAGCCTACTACCTGGCCTTCAACATCTTCATGTGGGGGGCTCTCCTCATGGCTCAGGCCGCGGCGCACAACTTCGGTGGCCTCCTCGCTCTTCGCGTCCTGTCGGGAGCctttgaagccatcgccgaccCGGCTTTCATGCTCATCACGTCGATGTACTATACCCGTGCTGAGCAGCCAAGCCGCATCGCGGCTTGGTATGCCTTTAACGGCGTCGGTGTCGCGGGTGGAGGGTTGATCG GGTATGGTATCGGTAACATCAAGGGAGCTCTTCAGTCCTGGCGCTACGAGTTCCTCGTGGTCGGCGCCTTTTGCGCAGCCTGGGCCATCACCCTGCTGTTCATGCTACCAAACTCTCCCAGAACCATCTGGGGCTTCAGTCACGACGAGAAACTTATCATGATCGCCCGTATCCGCCGCAATCAGACGGGCATCGAACAGCGCAAGATCAATTGGGgccaggtcaaggaggcTTACCTCGACTACAAGACATGGCTCTTCACTCTGCTCGGGTTCGTGTCCAACATCCCCAGCGGCGGCATCTCCAACTTCTCGACGCTCGTCATCAAGGGCCTCGGCTTTGACACGCTCCACACTGCCCTCCTGGGCATCCCTCAGGGCGTGTTCGTCATCATTTGGATCGGCCTGGGTGCGCTGGCGAATAGGTACATGCCTCCTAACAGTCGGACACTTGTCTGCGCCATCTTCATGCTCCCCACTATCGCCGGCGCGCTCGGCTTCCTCCTTGCTCCTACTGATGCTTATGTCGGTCGCTTAATCTGCTT TTACCTCACTGGCTCCTACCAGGCCTCGTTCGTCATCTGCCTTTCTCTCATCACCTCCAACACGGGCGGGCAGTCCAAAAAGATGATCGTGTCGGGCATGATCTGGTTCGGCGCCTGCATTGGCAACATCGCCAGCCCCTTTTTCTACCGCTCCGAGCAGGCCCCCTCTTACCACCTGGGCATTGGTTCGCTTCTCGTCTCCAACTGCATTGAGCTcgccctcttcttcgtcttccgCTATTCGTTCATGTGGGAGAACAAACGCAAGGAGAGGCAACGTGAGGCCCTCCGGGTAGCGGGTGACGGTGCGACTGATGAGTTGAACGCGACCGCGTTCAATGACCTAACAGATAAGGAGAACCCCAACTTTGTGTACGTATATTAG